The Flavobacterium jumunjinense genome includes a region encoding these proteins:
- a CDS encoding TonB-dependent receptor, which produces MRLHLLLSFLFISLYSFSQTGTVSGVILDKEYNNEPLPFANVLIKGTTIGTSTDDLGKYSLSVKPGSYVLEIGYLGYETKEITFTIKAGEKKVINHTLEASGVQLDDIVVTHSVLKEKESVLLQEQQKAVEITQVIGAQELSRKGVSNAEAAVTKTSGVAKQQGAKNVFVRGLGDRYNSTSLNGLALPSDDPEYKNISLDFFGTEVIQNVGINKVFSSSLLGDVGGANINIISKELGSGNELEIGVSSGFNTQTIGKQFFLIDGNNWFGTQRTESNISNLNNYTFRNNLKPKEQNLQLNGGFSISGGKKFHIGEKNSLSLYLVGSFDNSYLFSEGNIKQTNSIGSIYQDQKFEKYNYNVSQLLMNNMKYKFGDGHSLSLNNILIHNNNQTYGTYFGINNPEQAGDIEYLVRQQTNDNLLFVNQLLANIKISEKLKYNAGLAFNTVTGNEPDRRSNNYLLRDGFYAPQTNSAGENERYFSKLDEKDIVANTSINYDFSKEEKTNLIEIGGDFRLTTRRFDAFTFNHDFSTRIATDINNPDVIFNQNSINNGTFNLITGRGNSNNPRAFDPFYYDANRLIVAGYGKLTYSFNKKLTTVIGVRGEKINQEVEYDTNIASSRNVGPSKLDNTYILPSLAIKYSLSDKNIIRFNASKTYTYPQFKEVAPFKYQDVSFSSQGNPNLIASDNYNFDLKFEKYFGKGEIISLTAFGKIIQNPISRSEIPSAGSTLTYLNVGENATIFGLELELRKNIINDPNDTEAKNALSLGLNASYLNTKVNLDQNSIAQFTNNSSELEGATPLLVNTDLTFNHKFEKSEFSSTIVLNYFSNRVYSIGTRGFENIVEKSIPTLDFVSKIKLNDKFKISLKGSNLLNPNFSLSRDSANNGENIVLKDYKKGINFSIGFGYSF; this is translated from the coding sequence ATGAGACTACATTTATTACTAAGCTTTTTATTTATTAGCCTTTACTCTTTCAGTCAAACGGGAACAGTATCTGGAGTTATTTTAGATAAAGAATACAACAACGAACCATTACCTTTTGCTAATGTACTAATAAAAGGAACAACAATTGGAACTTCAACAGATGATCTTGGAAAATATTCATTATCTGTTAAACCTGGGAGTTATGTTTTAGAAATTGGATATCTTGGTTACGAAACAAAAGAAATCACTTTCACTATTAAAGCAGGAGAAAAAAAAGTAATTAACCATACTTTAGAAGCAAGTGGTGTACAATTAGACGATATTGTAGTTACGCACTCAGTCCTTAAAGAAAAAGAGAGTGTGTTACTTCAAGAACAACAGAAAGCTGTAGAAATAACTCAGGTTATTGGTGCACAAGAACTATCAAGAAAAGGAGTTAGTAACGCTGAAGCTGCTGTAACTAAAACAAGTGGGGTAGCAAAACAACAAGGAGCTAAAAACGTTTTTGTAAGAGGACTTGGAGATCGATATAATTCTACATCTTTAAACGGACTAGCTTTACCATCTGATGATCCAGAATATAAGAATATTTCTCTAGACTTCTTTGGAACAGAAGTAATCCAAAACGTTGGAATAAACAAGGTGTTTAGCTCTTCTTTATTAGGAGATGTTGGCGGTGCAAATATCAATATTATATCAAAAGAGTTAGGATCAGGAAATGAGCTAGAAATTGGAGTATCTTCTGGTTTCAATACACAAACAATAGGAAAACAATTCTTTTTAATTGATGGTAACAACTGGTTTGGTACTCAAAGAACAGAATCTAACATTTCAAACTTAAATAATTACACATTCAGAAACAATCTTAAACCAAAAGAGCAAAATCTTCAACTAAATGGTGGTTTTTCAATCTCTGGAGGTAAAAAATTTCATATTGGTGAGAAAAACTCACTTTCATTATATTTAGTTGGAAGTTTCGACAATAGCTATTTATTCTCAGAAGGAAACATTAAACAAACAAATAGTATTGGATCTATTTACCAAGATCAAAAGTTTGAAAAATACAATTACAATGTATCTCAACTATTAATGAATAATATGAAATATAAATTTGGAGATGGACACTCATTATCTTTGAATAATATTTTAATACACAACAACAACCAAACATATGGAACTTACTTTGGGATAAACAACCCAGAGCAAGCAGGTGATATAGAATATTTAGTTAGACAACAAACAAATGATAATTTATTGTTCGTTAATCAATTATTAGCTAATATAAAAATATCTGAAAAACTAAAATACAATGCTGGATTAGCATTCAACACAGTTACTGGAAACGAACCAGATAGAAGGTCGAACAATTACTTACTTAGAGACGGATTCTATGCCCCACAAACAAACAGTGCAGGGGAAAACGAAAGATATTTCTCTAAACTAGATGAAAAAGACATTGTAGCAAATACGAGTATAAACTATGATTTTTCAAAAGAAGAAAAGACAAATTTAATTGAAATTGGTGGTGATTTCAGATTAACAACGAGACGATTTGATGCATTTACATTTAATCATGATTTCTCGACAAGAATTGCAACAGATATCAACAATCCTGATGTCATTTTTAATCAAAATTCAATAAATAATGGGACATTTAATTTAATTACAGGAAGAGGAAACAGTAATAATCCAAGAGCATTTGATCCTTTTTATTATGATGCAAATAGACTTATTGTAGCTGGATATGGTAAACTAACATATTCTTTTAATAAAAAACTAACTACTGTAATTGGAGTTAGAGGTGAAAAAATCAATCAAGAAGTGGAATATGACACAAATATTGCCTCTAGTAGAAATGTAGGACCTTCAAAGCTAGATAACACTTACATATTGCCAAGCTTAGCAATTAAATACAGCTTAAGTGACAAAAATATCATTAGATTCAACGCAAGTAAAACATACACATATCCTCAATTCAAAGAAGTTGCACCATTCAAATACCAAGATGTAAGTTTTTCAAGTCAAGGTAATCCAAACTTAATCGCATCAGACAATTACAATTTTGATTTGAAATTTGAAAAATACTTTGGTAAAGGTGAAATTATTTCATTAACCGCATTTGGTAAAATCATACAAAATCCAATTAGTAGATCTGAAATACCAAGTGCAGGAAGTACACTAACTTACTTAAATGTTGGAGAAAATGCAACTATTTTTGGATTAGAATTAGAACTAAGAAAAAACATAATCAACGATCCTAATGATACAGAAGCTAAAAACGCCTTATCCCTAGGATTAAATGCATCATATTTAAACACAAAAGTTAATTTAGATCAAAACTCAATCGCTCAATTCACTAATAACTCGAGTGAGCTTGAGGGAGCAACACCATTACTTGTAAACACAGATTTAACTTTTAATCACAAATTTGAAAAATCTGAATTCTCATCAACAATTGTACTTAACTATTTTAGCAATAGAGTATATTCAATTGGAACACGTGGATTCGAAAACATAGTTGAAAAATCTATTCCAACTTTAGACTTTGTATCTAAAATTAAATTAAATGACAAATTTAAGATAAGTCTAAAAGGATCTAATCTTTTAAACCCAAACTTTAGTCTTTCTAGAGATAGCGCAAACAATGGAGAAAACATTGTTTTAAAAGATTATAAAAAAGGAATAAACTTTTCAATTGGCTTTGGTTACTCTTTTTAA
- a CDS encoding response regulator transcription factor, with protein MKKRDIKILLVDDEPDILEIIGYNLSQEGYQIVTAANGKEAIAKAKKEHPNLIIMDVMMPEMDGIEACENIRKLPDFENTIITFLTARSEDYSQVAGFDAGADDYIAKPIKPKVLVSKVKALLRRLKENEIASDTLMVGDIEINREEYKIVRKDEEIILPRKEFELFYLLATKPGKVFTREEILDKVWGNEVVVGGRTIDVHIRKLREKIGDDYFKTIKGVGYKLEI; from the coding sequence ATGAAAAAAAGAGATATTAAGATTTTGTTAGTTGACGATGAGCCGGATATATTAGAAATAATAGGGTATAATCTGTCGCAAGAAGGGTATCAGATAGTTACTGCTGCAAATGGTAAAGAGGCGATTGCTAAGGCAAAAAAAGAACATCCTAATTTGATAATTATGGATGTTATGATGCCAGAAATGGATGGTATTGAAGCTTGTGAAAATATTAGGAAACTGCCTGATTTTGAAAATACAATAATTACGTTTCTAACTGCTCGTTCAGAAGATTATTCTCAAGTAGCTGGTTTTGATGCTGGTGCAGATGATTATATTGCTAAACCGATTAAGCCAAAAGTATTAGTAAGTAAAGTAAAAGCGCTTTTAAGAAGATTAAAAGAAAATGAAATTGCAAGTGATACTTTAATGGTGGGTGATATTGAAATTAATAGAGAGGAATATAAAATTGTTCGTAAGGATGAGGAAATTATATTACCAAGAAAAGAATTTGAATTGTTTTATCTTTTAGCAACTAAACCTGGGAAAGTATTTACAAGAGAAGAAATTCTAGATAAAGTTTGGGGTAATGAAGTTGTAGTTGGAGGAAGAACTATCGATGTTCATATTAGAAAGCTTAGAGAAAAAATAGGAGATGATTATTTTAAAACTATTAAAGGAGTAGGTTATAAACTAGAAATTTAA
- a CDS encoding sensor histidine kinase has protein sequence MVINFKKSYKFAVKSATYVTIFSSGLFSLLNYFFLKGSSWVVFFFGLSVFAFCFFVLQYRVERFIYRRVKKIYDDVSLLENASFRNQPVTTDMATLTREVQKFARDKKVEIETLKIREEYRREFLGNISHELKTPLFTVQGYLLTLLDGAMDDKAIRKKYLQRAEKGVERLIYIVKDLDLITKLETGDINLALSEFNIVDVVQGVFDLLEMRASKKNISLTFDIKYKPIKVIADQEKIQQVVTNLVMNSIKYGKQGGTTEISIEDLVNNKIIVRVTDNGEGIAKQHIPRLFERFYRVDKSGARSEGGSGLGLAIVKHIIEGHEEKIYVESQFGVGSEFSFTLEKT, from the coding sequence ATGGTTATTAATTTTAAAAAATCATACAAGTTTGCTGTTAAATCGGCTACCTATGTTACTATTTTCTCTTCTGGATTATTTTCTCTTTTAAATTATTTTTTTCTAAAAGGAAGTTCCTGGGTTGTATTCTTTTTTGGACTTTCGGTATTTGCATTTTGTTTTTTTGTGCTTCAATATAGAGTGGAACGCTTTATTTATAGAAGGGTAAAGAAAATCTATGATGATGTTTCCTTACTAGAAAATGCTTCTTTTAGAAATCAACCTGTAACTACAGATATGGCTACTTTGACAAGAGAAGTTCAGAAGTTTGCTAGAGATAAAAAAGTAGAAATTGAAACTTTAAAAATTAGAGAAGAATACCGAAGAGAGTTTCTAGGGAATATTTCTCATGAACTAAAAACACCCTTGTTTACGGTTCAAGGGTATTTGCTCACATTGCTAGATGGAGCGATGGATGACAAGGCAATACGTAAAAAGTATTTACAAAGAGCAGAAAAAGGAGTGGAGCGATTAATTTACATTGTGAAAGATTTAGATTTAATTACTAAGCTTGAAACGGGTGATATTAACTTGGCTCTTTCAGAATTCAATATCGTTGATGTTGTTCAAGGTGTTTTTGATCTGTTAGAAATGAGGGCTTCAAAAAAGAATATTTCTTTAACATTCGACATAAAATACAAACCTATAAAAGTTATTGCAGATCAGGAGAAAATACAGCAAGTTGTTACAAACCTTGTTATGAATTCTATTAAATATGGAAAACAAGGTGGAACTACAGAAATTAGTATTGAGGACTTAGTGAATAATAAAATAATTGTTCGAGTAACCGATAATGGAGAAGGTATCGCAAAACAACATATTCCTAGATTGTTCGAACGTTTTTATCGTGTCGATAAAAGTGGCGCTAGAAGTGAAGGAGGTTCTGGTTTAGGACTTGCAATTGTGAAGCATATTATAGAAGGGCATGAAGAAAAAATCTATGTAGAAAGTCAGTTTGGTGTAGGTTCAGAATTTTCATTTACTTTGGAAAAGACTTAA
- a CDS encoding glycosyltransferase — translation MKERILITPLNWGLGHATRCIPIIKALERNNLEPVIASDGVALSLLKKEFPHLIAIELPSYKIKYSEKGKNFKLKLFSQIPTIINAIKSERKATKEIIDAYQIKGLISDNRLGVFSKKIPSVFITHQLNVLTGNTTWFTTQLHQYYIKKYTECWIPDMENKPNLSGKLGHLEDAFKTLKYIGPLSRLHKKVVENKYDLLIVLSGPEPQRTLLENKLIHELENYPKNVLFVKGIIDSKQKITIEKNITYYNFMKSDELEIAFNESSQILCRSGYTTIMDLAHLGKKAFFIPTPGQYEQIYLAKKFKKEGIAPYCNQEDFKVEKLEEIPLYSGFVNHSAKISWKKLLSLFQSK, via the coding sequence ATGAAAGAACGAATATTAATTACTCCTTTAAATTGGGGCTTAGGTCACGCTACAAGATGCATACCTATTATTAAAGCTTTAGAAAGAAATAATTTAGAGCCTGTAATTGCTTCTGATGGAGTTGCCTTGAGCTTATTAAAAAAAGAATTTCCACATTTAATTGCGATTGAACTTCCTTCCTACAAAATAAAATATTCTGAGAAGGGAAAAAACTTCAAATTGAAGCTCTTTTCTCAAATACCAACTATTATTAACGCTATAAAATCGGAAAGAAAAGCTACTAAAGAAATTATCGATGCCTATCAAATTAAAGGATTAATTTCAGACAATAGACTTGGTGTTTTTTCAAAAAAAATCCCTTCCGTTTTCATTACACATCAACTGAATGTTTTAACAGGAAACACAACTTGGTTCACAACACAATTGCATCAATACTATATTAAAAAATATACTGAATGTTGGATTCCAGATATGGAAAATAAACCAAACTTATCGGGTAAATTAGGTCATTTAGAAGATGCTTTCAAAACCTTAAAATATATTGGTCCGTTAAGTCGACTTCATAAAAAAGTTGTAGAAAACAAATATGACTTATTAATTGTTCTCTCTGGCCCAGAACCACAACGAACTTTATTAGAAAACAAACTAATTCACGAATTAGAAAACTACCCGAAAAATGTTCTTTTCGTTAAGGGAATTATTGATAGTAAGCAAAAAATCACTATCGAAAAAAACATCACTTATTACAATTTCATGAAAAGTGATGAATTAGAAATTGCTTTTAACGAGAGTAGTCAAATTTTGTGTCGATCAGGTTACACTACCATAATGGATTTGGCACATTTAGGAAAGAAAGCCTTCTTCATTCCGACACCTGGGCAATATGAACAAATATACCTTGCGAAAAAATTCAAGAAAGAAGGCATAGCTCCTTATTGTAATCAAGAAGATTTTAAAGTTGAAAAATTAGAAGAAATTCCACTATATAGTGGTTTTGTGAATCATTCTGCAAAGATTAGCTGGAAGAAGCTATTAAGTCTTTTCCAAAGTAAATGA
- a CDS encoding UDP-2,3-diacylglucosamine diphosphatase, whose protein sequence is MKRRKVEVVVISDVHLGTYGCHAKELLAYLSSIKPKTLILNGDIIDIWQFRKSYFPASHLKIIKKIISLSSKGTKVYYLTGNHDEFLRKFSDLHLGNLSLLDKLVLDLDGKKAWFFHGDVFDSSITHAKWLAKLGGWGYDLLILINRFLNWVLAKMKKEPYSLSKKIKNNVKSAVKFITNFENVCTELAIENNYNYVVCGHIHEPKIEHIETPKGKTIYLNSGDWIENLTALEYNNKKWKLYKHEKNENSVNEESFFEYENKLAEQFITALK, encoded by the coding sequence TTGAAAAGAAGAAAAGTTGAGGTCGTTGTCATTTCAGACGTTCATTTAGGAACCTATGGTTGTCATGCAAAAGAATTGCTAGCCTATTTATCATCGATTAAACCCAAAACTTTAATTCTTAATGGAGACATTATAGATATTTGGCAATTTAGAAAGTCCTATTTCCCTGCTAGCCATCTAAAAATTATTAAAAAAATAATTTCTTTAAGTTCCAAGGGGACAAAAGTATATTATTTAACAGGAAATCATGATGAATTTCTTAGAAAATTTAGCGATTTACATTTAGGAAATCTAAGTTTATTAGATAAATTGGTACTTGATTTAGATGGTAAGAAGGCTTGGTTTTTTCATGGAGATGTTTTTGATTCTTCTATTACGCACGCAAAATGGCTAGCAAAATTGGGTGGTTGGGGTTATGATTTGCTAATTTTGATTAATCGATTCTTGAATTGGGTTTTAGCAAAAATGAAAAAAGAACCTTATTCACTATCTAAAAAAATAAAAAACAACGTAAAATCTGCTGTTAAATTTATTACTAACTTTGAAAACGTTTGTACGGAATTAGCAATAGAGAATAATTACAACTATGTGGTTTGCGGACATATTCACGAACCCAAAATTGAGCATATAGAAACTCCAAAAGGAAAAACTATCTATTTAAACTCTGGAGATTGGATTGAAAACTTAACGGCTCTTGAATATAATAATAAAAAATGGAAACTTTACAAACACGAAAAGAATGAAAATAGTGTTAATGAAGAATCTTTTTTTGAATATGAAAACAAGTTAGCAGAACAGTTTATTACTGCTTTAAAATAA
- the trmB gene encoding tRNA (guanosine(46)-N7)-methyltransferase TrmB, with protein MGSKNKLKRFKENETFTNVFQPTREEVVSESFQLKGKWNSEFFKNDNPIVLELGCGKGEYSVGLAERFPNKNFVGIDIKGARFWRGAKTAQENGMNNVAFIRTQIELIEHCFEENEVDEIWITFPDPQIKYKRTKHRMTNTEFLQRYKKVLKPDGLMHLKTDSEFMHGYTLGLLHGEGHEVLYANHNVYHNEGAPEEVIKIQTFYESQYLEHNKAITYIQFKIK; from the coding sequence GTGGGAAGTAAGAATAAACTTAAAAGATTTAAAGAAAACGAAACATTCACAAATGTTTTTCAACCAACTAGAGAAGAAGTAGTTTCAGAAAGTTTTCAATTGAAAGGGAAATGGAATAGCGAATTTTTTAAAAACGACAACCCAATTGTTTTAGAATTAGGTTGTGGTAAAGGCGAATATTCGGTAGGTTTAGCAGAACGTTTTCCAAATAAAAATTTTGTTGGTATCGATATTAAAGGAGCTCGTTTTTGGAGAGGTGCGAAAACAGCTCAAGAAAACGGCATGAACAATGTAGCTTTTATTAGAACTCAGATTGAACTTATAGAACATTGTTTTGAAGAGAATGAGGTAGATGAAATTTGGATTACTTTCCCAGATCCACAAATAAAATATAAGCGCACAAAGCACAGAATGACAAATACTGAGTTTTTGCAACGCTATAAAAAGGTTTTAAAACCAGATGGATTAATGCATTTAAAAACAGACAGTGAGTTTATGCATGGTTATACTCTTGGTTTATTGCATGGAGAAGGACACGAAGTGTTGTATGCGAATCATAACGTATATCATAATGAAGGAGCACCAGAAGAAGTAATAAAAATTCAAACTTTTTATGAAAGTCAATATTTAGAGCATAACAAAGCAATAACCTATATTCAATTCAAAATTAAATAA
- a CDS encoding LysE family transporter, whose protein sequence is MTYLLPLLLGFLIAFIGIIPPGMLNMIVAKLSVNESKKAGLLFGYGAGLIVLVQCFVGLYFAKFLESHPGVSESLKKFAVFIFIILTIFFIYSGFRAKKPEKEVEIKSKKNRFFYGIIMSSLNMFAIPYYVFSSLTLSSKNIYDFSTVSNWFFILGAGFGTLLVFYIYAVLFKRIEHKVGFLIRNINFIIAAITGIVAISSLYKMIAT, encoded by the coding sequence ATGACTTATTTACTTCCTTTACTTTTAGGTTTTTTAATTGCTTTTATTGGTATAATTCCTCCAGGGATGTTAAATATGATAGTGGCAAAACTAAGTGTAAACGAGAGTAAAAAAGCAGGTCTTTTGTTTGGTTATGGTGCTGGATTAATTGTTTTAGTGCAATGTTTTGTAGGACTATATTTTGCTAAATTTTTGGAAAGTCATCCCGGAGTTAGTGAAAGTTTAAAGAAATTTGCCGTTTTTATATTTATAATATTAACGATATTCTTCATTTATAGTGGTTTTAGAGCTAAAAAGCCGGAAAAAGAAGTGGAAATTAAGAGTAAGAAAAATCGTTTTTTCTATGGGATTATAATGTCTTCGTTAAACATGTTTGCCATTCCTTATTATGTTTTTTCAAGTCTAACATTGTCATCGAAAAATATTTATGATTTTTCAACGGTATCGAACTGGTTTTTTATTTTAGGTGCTGGTTTTGGAACGCTTTTGGTTTTTTATATCTATGCAGTACTATTTAAACGAATTGAACATAAAGTAGGTTTCTTAATTAGAAATATAAATTTCATTATTGCAGCAATAACAGGAATTGTAGCTATTTCTTCACTTTATAAAATGATTGCTACTTAA
- a CDS encoding MGMT family protein produces the protein MEKKESNKDNFFQRVYDVARQIPEGKVTSYGAIAKAIGAARSARMVGYAMNASHTMDDIPAHRVVNRNGLLTGKFHFDGTNLMQQLLESEGVKVVENKIVDFEKHFWEPEISA, from the coding sequence TTGGAAAAGAAAGAATCAAATAAGGATAATTTTTTTCAACGTGTTTATGACGTTGCAAGGCAAATTCCTGAAGGAAAAGTAACTTCGTATGGAGCAATTGCAAAAGCAATAGGAGCAGCTCGTTCAGCAAGAATGGTTGGTTATGCAATGAATGCTAGTCATACTATGGATGATATTCCTGCACATAGAGTAGTAAATAGAAATGGATTACTTACTGGTAAGTTTCATTTTGATGGAACTAACTTGATGCAGCAACTTTTAGAAAGCGAAGGTGTTAAAGTAGTTGAAAATAAAATTGTCGACTTTGAAAAACACTTTTGGGAACCTGAAATTAGTGCTTAG
- a CDS encoding sensor histidine kinase, with protein sequence MIASFKIYNQLFLRLLLILVVFGVVFFLLQKELIYTAIFIGLLIICLVIELYIYLKNAFQFYDKTIQAILQNDFSADFSKHKSHVNYKSLFKLYDTLKNKQNEHVSKDIIYRSILNNIETGILILQKEKNDWNIFLMNDYFSSHFEVPKVSKWHYLKNQFPSLCTLIEEQNFSEIKTSLQIRVNQQDTQTFVMQSSRTKTYNQEYYIVLLDSIQKVVEKKEKEAWINLMKVISHELLNSLTPIRSLSQNLKELVEQESFTNEDLEDMKQSVQTMLNRSNHLQQFVESYRKLAMLPTPQKEKIELTEIVNNGLEIMRPLFKKEKIEVQNTIDFKHWFSVDKLQIEQVLINLLTNSIYALADKTNKKIILAAETKNKRLFLSITDTGNGVDPEIEDKIFLPFFTTRKEGAGIGLTLSKNIIEAHGGYLSYQNKDDKTTFMICLMD encoded by the coding sequence ATGATTGCTTCTTTTAAAATTTACAATCAATTATTTCTTCGATTATTACTCATCTTAGTTGTGTTTGGTGTCGTATTTTTTCTATTACAGAAGGAATTAATCTATACTGCCATTTTTATTGGTTTATTGATTATTTGCTTGGTTATTGAGCTTTATATTTACTTAAAAAATGCTTTTCAGTTTTATGACAAAACCATTCAGGCTATTTTACAAAATGATTTTTCTGCCGATTTTTCCAAACATAAATCTCACGTAAATTACAAAAGCTTATTCAAACTATATGATACTTTAAAGAACAAGCAAAACGAACATGTTTCTAAAGATATTATTTATCGTTCCATTTTAAATAACATTGAAACAGGCATTTTAATTCTACAAAAAGAAAAAAACGATTGGAACATTTTTTTAATGAATGATTATTTTTCATCTCATTTTGAAGTCCCAAAAGTAAGCAAATGGCATTATCTTAAAAATCAATTTCCTTCACTTTGCACATTAATTGAAGAACAAAATTTTAGTGAAATTAAAACTTCCTTACAAATCAGAGTCAATCAACAAGACACCCAAACTTTTGTAATGCAATCTTCTAGAACAAAAACGTACAATCAAGAATACTATATTGTTCTGCTCGACTCTATTCAGAAAGTAGTTGAAAAGAAAGAAAAAGAAGCTTGGATTAACCTAATGAAAGTCATTTCTCATGAACTTCTAAATTCCTTAACACCTATTCGTTCGCTTTCACAAAACTTAAAGGAACTAGTCGAGCAAGAATCTTTTACTAATGAAGATTTAGAAGATATGAAGCAAAGTGTTCAAACCATGCTTAACCGTAGTAACCATTTACAGCAATTTGTAGAGAGCTACCGAAAACTAGCAATGTTACCAACTCCTCAAAAAGAAAAAATAGAGCTAACAGAAATTGTAAATAATGGATTAGAAATAATGCGCCCGTTATTTAAGAAAGAGAAAATTGAAGTACAAAACACTATTGATTTTAAACATTGGTTTAGTGTTGACAAATTACAAATAGAACAAGTTTTAATTAATTTATTAACGAATAGTATCTATGCTTTGGCAGACAAAACCAATAAGAAAATTATTTTGGCAGCTGAAACTAAAAACAAAAGATTATTCCTTTCTATTACCGATACTGGAAATGGAGTTGATCCTGAAATTGAAGATAAAATATTTTTACCTTTCTTCACTACAAGAAAAGAAGGCGCAGGAATTGGCTTAACCTTATCTAAAAATATAATTGAAGCTCATGGCGGTTACTTGTCCTATCAAAACAAAGATGATAAAACCACATTTATGATTTGTTTGATGGATTAA
- a CDS encoding sigma-54-dependent transcriptional regulator, whose product MKKTQANILIIDDQEDILFSAKMLLKKHFETIHTLSNPKNVVQLLAENTINLVLLDMNYRIGFEDGKEGLYFLKEIKKLSPKTVVILMTAFGKVETAVEGLKSGAFDYVLKPWDNDKLLEAVKKGVDESRKHQKKNASIDSVNTYFIGTSPVIKKAYTLADKVAKTDANVLILGENGTGKYVLAHYIHSVSNRKENAFVHVDLGSLNENIFESELFGYAKGAFTDAKTDTAGRFESAQNGTIFLDEIGNVPIHLQAKLLQIIQTKTVTRLGESKPRPLDVRIITATNLNLKQEVGIKNFREDLFYRINTMEITLPPLRERLADKIPLAEFLLNKMIVKYEKGKVTFDEKALHQIEEHAWNGNIREMENRIERAIILCENDSIKVADLDLEIITRYEENQDDLQLSDIEKITIEKALVKNEYNISKSAEELGLSRASLYRRIEKYNIITP is encoded by the coding sequence ATGAAAAAAACACAAGCCAATATATTAATAATCGATGACCAAGAGGACATTCTTTTTTCGGCAAAAATGCTTCTTAAAAAACATTTTGAAACTATTCATACTTTGAGTAACCCAAAAAATGTAGTGCAATTGCTAGCTGAAAACACCATTAACCTTGTGTTATTAGACATGAATTATCGCATTGGTTTTGAAGATGGTAAAGAAGGATTGTATTTTTTAAAAGAAATAAAGAAACTATCTCCTAAAACGGTTGTCATTCTAATGACTGCTTTTGGGAAAGTAGAAACTGCTGTAGAAGGACTAAAGTCAGGTGCTTTCGATTATGTTTTGAAACCATGGGACAACGACAAGTTACTAGAAGCTGTAAAAAAAGGAGTAGACGAATCTCGAAAACACCAAAAGAAAAATGCTTCAATAGACAGTGTTAACACCTATTTTATTGGAACTTCTCCTGTTATTAAAAAAGCCTATACTCTTGCTGATAAAGTCGCAAAAACAGATGCTAATGTTTTAATTCTAGGAGAAAACGGAACAGGAAAATACGTTTTGGCTCATTACATTCATTCAGTTTCTAATCGAAAAGAAAACGCTTTTGTTCATGTGGATTTAGGCTCACTTAATGAAAATATTTTTGAGAGTGAATTATTCGGTTATGCGAAAGGTGCTTTTACAGATGCAAAAACAGATACTGCTGGACGTTTTGAATCGGCACAAAATGGTACTATTTTCCTAGATGAAATTGGTAATGTTCCCATTCATTTACAAGCAAAATTATTACAAATCATTCAGACAAAAACTGTTACTCGTCTTGGGGAATCAAAACCAAGGCCACTTGATGTTCGAATTATTACGGCTACCAATTTAAATTTAAAACAAGAAGTTGGTATTAAAAACTTTCGTGAAGATTTATTCTACCGTATTAATACTATGGAAATTACACTACCTCCTTTGCGTGAACGTTTAGCTGATAAAATTCCATTAGCTGAATTTTTATTAAACAAGATGATTGTTAAATATGAAAAAGGAAAGGTTACATTCGACGAAAAAGCACTACATCAAATTGAAGAACATGCTTGGAATGGAAACATTCGCGAAATGGAAAACCGAATAGAACGCGCTATTATTCTTTGCGAAAATGACAGTATTAAAGTTGCCGATTTAGATTTAGAAATTATTACGCGCTATGAAGAGAATCAAGATGATTTACAATTATCTGATATTGAAAAAATAACGATTGAAAAAGCTTTAGTTAAAAACGAATATAACATTAGCAAGTCGGCAGAAGAATTAGGTTTATCTAGAGCTTCATTGTACAGAAGAATTGAAAAATATAACATTATAACTCCATAA